From Asterias rubens chromosome 6, eAstRub1.3, whole genome shotgun sequence, one genomic window encodes:
- the LOC117291374 gene encoding uncharacterized protein LOC117291374 codes for MLCDFVIGDNIDILAVTETWCSGDERDDFTQAQLLSTLKNYAWYHKPRVGRAGGGVGVCVNKSFQVRTVEYPEFSSFEHINLLLTSRQQTPVHLVVLYRPQRTSTGEITDQLFLQEFSTFLEQLMSTPHRLLIVGDFNFHVDTETDRSATQFVDLITSLNLKQHVSFPTHQGGHTLDLILSRDTESFVSVVGSTSYLPSDHVAVKCSLHIRKPGPVKITINMRKIRDINIDHFRDDILQSELCVSPSNDTKTLIDQYGRVLSALLDKHAPMISRIFRCHPKSPWFNDELRTAKQLRALERKAFSPRGLEIDRQIFRSASHQYNNKLSSAKKWHHRDQLKDCSNRELFRKVDQLTRPRSAKVLPSNHGSAVPLPERFIQFFAEKVNKITAELQSSSPTDTDRLPEHQTTFSFDKFKRVTEKEVLKVITNSTSTTCNLDPIPTHLLKKCLHELTPIITFVINESFNSGCFPEKFKLANIVPILKGLKCDSDVLNNYRPIANLKFFAKTLERMAALQLQRYLNDHELHAKFQSGYRSFHSVETALLRITNDVLLTLDKGEEVILVLLDFSSAFDTIKHDVLLQRLSQRAVNIVHTF; via the exons ATGCTATGTGACTTTGTCATTGGTGACAACATAGACATATTAGCTGTCACAGAGACATGGTGCTCTGGAGATGAGCGGGATGACTTTACGCAGGCACAACTTCTATCCACACTTAAGAACTATGCATGGTACCACAAGCCACGTGTGGGTCGTGCGGGTGGAGGCGTTGGTGTTTGTGTCAACAAATCTTTCCAGGTTCGAACAGTTGAATATCCAGAATTTTCTTCATTTGAGCACATCAACCTGCTATTGACTTCACGCCAACAAACTCCAGTGCATCTGGTTGTTTTATATCGCCCTCAAAGAACGAGCACAGGAGAGATAACAGACCAGTTGTTCCTCCAAGAGTTTTCAACTTTCTTGGAGCAACTGATGTCAACTCCCCATCGTCTTCTGATCGTTGGAGACTTCAACTTTCACGTTGACACTGAAACTGATCGCAGCGCTACTCAGTTTGTGGACCTCATCACATCCCTCAACTTGAAGCAACACGTGTCCTTTCCCACACATCAAGGTGGTCACACACTTGACCTCATTCTTTCTCGTGACACTGAAAGTTTCGTCAGCGTTGTCGGCTCAACCAGCTACCTTCCATCTGATCATGTAGCTGTTAAATGCTCCCTGCACATACGTAAGCCTGGACCTGTGAAAATCACCATCAACATGCGGAAAATTCGTGATATTAACATTGATCATTTTCGCGATGACATTCTGCAATCTGAGTTGTGTGTCTCCCCATCAAATGACACTAAAACCCTTATCGATCAATACGGGCGTGTCCTTTCTGCTCTTCTTGATAAGCATGCTCCGATGATCTCACGTATATTCAGGTGTCATCCTAAGTCCCCTTGGTTCAATGACGAGCTTCGTACTGCAAAACAACTGCGAGCACTGGAAAGGAAGGCCTTTTCTCCAAGAGGCCTAGAAATTGATCGTCAGATTTTTAGAAGTGCCTCTCATCAATACAACAATAAACTATCATCTGCTAAAAAGTGGCACCACAGAGATCAGCTGAAAGACTGCAGTAACCGTGAACTGTTCAGAAAAGTGGATCAACTAACCCGCCCACGCTCTGCAAAGGTTCTTCCGAGTAATCATGGCAGTGCAGTTCCTCTTCCTGAGCGGTTCATTCAATTCTTTGCTGAAAAAGTCAACAAGATAACTGCAGAATTGCAGTCATCTTCACCTACTGACACTGATCGACTTCCTGAACACCAgacaactttttcatttgacAAATTTAAGCGTGTCACTGAAAAAGAAGTCTTGAAAGTTATCACTAACTCTACTTCAACGACGTGTAATCTTGACCCGATCCCAACTCACCTGCTAAAGAAATGTCTTCATGAACTAACACCTATCATTACTTTTGTTATCAATGAGTCATTTAATAGTGGTTGTTTTCCTGAAAAATTCAAACTTGCAAACATTGTACCAATTCTCAAAGGCTTGAAATGTGATTCTGATGTACTTAATAATTACCGCCCTATTGCAAACTTGAAGTTCTTTGCTAAGACATTAGAAAGAATGGCAGCTTTACAGTTGCAACGGTACTTAAATGATCATGAACTCCACGCAAAATTTCAATCTGGGTACAGATCATTCCATAGTGTTGAAACTGCCTTACTGCGAATAACAAATGATGTATTGTTGACACTTGATAAGGGCGAGGAAGTCATACTTGTCCTCTTAGACTTCTCGTCTGCGTTTGACACCATCAAGCATGATGTCTTGCTGCAACGATTGTCGCAAAG AGCTGTTAACATTGTACACACCTTCTAG